In Humulus lupulus chromosome 6, drHumLupu1.1, whole genome shotgun sequence, a single genomic region encodes these proteins:
- the LOC133781656 gene encoding anthocyanidin 3-O-glucosyltransferase 2-like, with product MKKGELVFIPFPSVGHFVPILEMAKHLVAGDHRLSISILIIKLPGLDLPTKSYMQSLLGSMPVERINLIELSEAENVDCTTSSSLIEYITSFYENLKPYVRSAVKNLIDSFSGQPDAPTLAGFVIDMLCTAMIDVADEFGIPSYVFYASGAGCLRFMAHLESLTATDQNKDFTKYNDEPDAEIVVPGFANPVPAKVFPDVMLDKVDSPLILGLYRDMMRTKGILVNTFMELESTMIDSLAEDKLLPPIYPVGPIVNLNNTNPIPNHKETNIVTWLDRQPPSSVVFLCFGSVGSFSGEQVKEIAVGLERSGVRFLWSLRKQPQKDHPIIPEEYMDFNEVLPEGFLDRTAEIGKVIGWAPQVTVLAHSSVGGFVSHCGWNSTLESLWFGVPMATWSLYAEQRLNAFMLVKEFRLAVEIKFDYRRGFDEGTTVIVKAEEIAVRIRKLMESNNDIRKRVKDISEKGKKGLLEGGSSYSSLCSFVNVVIDNMP from the coding sequence atgaagaaaggagaaCTAGTTTTCATTCCATTTCCAAGTGTAGGCCACTTCGTCCCAATATTGGAGATGGCAAAGCATCTGGTTGCTGGAGATCATCGTCTCTCCATCTCAATCCTCATCATAAAATTGCCAGGCTTAGATCTCCCCACCAAATCCTACATGCAATCACTCCTTGGCTCCATGCCCGTCGAACGCATCAACCTCATCGAACTTTCGGAAGCCGAGAATGTTGACTGCACCACCAGTTCTAGTCTCATCGAGTACATCACTTCATTCTACGAAAATCTCAAACCCTACGTTCGAAGCGCCGTCAAGAACCTCATCGACTCCTTTTCCGGCCAACCCGACGCGCCTACGCTGGCCGGTTTCGTCATCGACATGTTATGCACTGCCATGATTGACGTTGCTGACGAGTTTGGGATCCCCTCCTACGTGTTCTACGCGTCCGGAGCGGGGTGTCTCCGGTTCATGGCTCATCTCGAATCCCTAACAGCTACCGACCAAAACAAAGACTTTACCAAATATAATGATGAACCGGATGCAGAGATTGTCGTTCCGGGTTTTGCCAACCCGGTTCCGGCCAAGGTCTTCCCCGATGTGATGCTGGACAAGGTGGATTCCCCCTTGATTCTCGGTCTGTATAGAGATATGATGAGaactaagggcattttggtaaataCGTTTATGGAGTTAGAGTCCACCATGATTGATTCCTTAGCTGAAGATAAACTCTTGCCGCCAATTTACCCAGTAGGACCCATTGTAAATCTTAATAACACTAACCCTATCCCTAACCATAAAGAAACCAACATCGTGACATGGCTAGATAGACAGCCTCCATCGTCGGTAGTTTTCTTGTGCTTCGGGAGCGTGGGAAGCTTCAGTGGGGAGCAGGTGAAAGAGATAGCCGTGGGATTAGAGCGGAGTGGGGTTCGGTTTCTTTGGTCCTTAAGAAAACAACCACAGAAAGATCATCCAATTATCCCAGAGGAATACATGGATTTCAATGAAGTTCTTCCGGAGGGATTTCTTGATCGAACGGCTGAGATTGGAAAGGTCATAGGTTGGGCTCCACAGGTGACTGTCCTAGCTCACTCCTCAGTTGGAGGGTTCGTCTCCCATTGTGGTTGGAACTCAACCTTAGAGAGCTTGTGGTTTGGGGTGCCCATGGCGACGTGGTCTTTGTATGCCGAGCAACGACTCAACGCTTTCATGCTAGTGAAGGAGTTCAGATTAGCGGTGGAGATTAAGTTCGACTACAGGAGAGGCTTCGATGAAGGAACTACTGTGATTGTGAAAGCTGAAGAAATAGCGGTTAGGATTAGAAAGTTGATGGAGTCTAATAATGATATTAGGAAGAGAGTGAAAGATATTAGCGAGAAGGGCAAGAAAGGCTTATTGGAAGGTGGGTCCTCGTACTCTTCGTTGTGTAGTTTTGTAAACGTTGTGATTGATAACATgccttaa